The Chitinophaga sp. H8 genome contains a region encoding:
- a CDS encoding sialidase family protein: MYIKRLLLLLFVYCCLAACSKGGNEQPVTPDPEPPVVNPPIEPADGGLDTLGKWTWLDDSKNAVSGNQVLFWNADTGYVVNTQFHPSAGLKATFDGGKTWLPDEGKFSVYSVTAWSKMYLKDGATAIVYARYIPGNIRALYEPYYLKMDFAANGAAGTNLLQFRYTNFIQDVQYMDTTRYILERGGALHMISTHVWNTYTFNLEDNASTVYFTDVEKGWVGTESGKLFATTDRGKTWNNQLTAPTGVVLFDVTFADKNNGWIVTNSNLIYRTVNGGTTWDKIQIPGPAATSTEVYYFSRNIVMVSNTHGFINVGNAIYETKDGGATWQRSGRTGKDTIEWLSYDKKNTVWAATSHGLLKLVL, from the coding sequence ATGTATATTAAAAGACTGTTGCTGCTATTATTTGTTTACTGTTGTCTGGCGGCTTGTTCAAAAGGAGGAAATGAGCAACCGGTAACACCTGACCCTGAACCACCTGTTGTGAATCCTCCTATAGAACCGGCAGACGGTGGCCTGGATACCCTTGGTAAATGGACATGGCTGGATGATAGCAAGAATGCAGTCAGCGGTAATCAGGTCTTATTCTGGAATGCGGATACCGGATATGTGGTAAATACACAATTTCATCCATCCGCAGGCTTAAAGGCTACTTTTGATGGTGGTAAAACATGGTTGCCGGACGAAGGTAAATTTTCTGTATATAGTGTTACAGCATGGTCTAAAATGTATCTAAAGGATGGTGCAACTGCTATTGTATACGCGAGATATATACCTGGAAACATCCGTGCGCTGTATGAGCCCTATTATTTAAAGATGGATTTTGCCGCTAATGGCGCTGCCGGCACAAACCTGCTGCAATTCCGTTATACTAATTTTATTCAGGATGTGCAGTATATGGATACCACCCGGTATATATTGGAGCGGGGTGGAGCATTGCATATGATTTCCACCCACGTTTGGAATACCTACACATTTAATTTGGAAGATAACGCCAGTACGGTATATTTTACCGATGTAGAGAAAGGATGGGTAGGGACAGAAAGCGGTAAGCTATTTGCCACAACTGATCGTGGAAAAACCTGGAATAATCAGTTAACAGCTCCCACCGGTGTAGTATTGTTTGATGTTACTTTTGCAGATAAGAATAATGGATGGATTGTAACAAATTCTAATCTTATTTACCGTACGGTAAATGGAGGAACTACCTGGGATAAGATACAGATTCCTGGACCGGCTGCAACTTCCACTGAGGTTTATTATTTTTCCCGGAACATTGTCATGGTCAGTAATACACATGGTTTTATCAATGTTGGAAATGCCATCTACGAAACGAAAGATGGTGGAGCCACCTGGCAAAGGTCTGGCCGTACTGGCAAAGATACTATTGAATGGCTGAGTTACGATAAGAAGAATACGGTATGGGCCGCTACTTCTCATGGACTGCTAAAGCTGGTATTGTAG
- a CDS encoding helix-turn-helix domain-containing protein produces MENYHKYLHISPQEEAWDFYVTTAGYNKTNKNDQYPDKKRHPQDHSFSWNKGRILDGYYIVFITSGQGIFESAETAPKIINEGSCFILFPGIWHRYKPDPKFGWEEYWVGFKGPYPEKIMNRFFSAGHPFVDTGFNKELLSAFVQLLKTISESQIGYQQIVSGITLQILGILNTTSIHEKLNSDPESVWVSKVMFKLQTALDRQVHMETLIAEFPVSYSKFRSSFKRLVGKSPNQYHLYLRLKKSAELLTNTTLTISEIAYQTGFESLYYFSRLFKKKYGVSPKQYRL; encoded by the coding sequence ATGGAGAATTACCATAAATACCTGCATATAAGCCCGCAAGAAGAGGCATGGGATTTTTATGTTACTACTGCGGGGTATAATAAAACGAACAAAAATGATCAGTATCCGGACAAAAAACGGCATCCCCAGGACCACTCATTTTCCTGGAATAAGGGACGCATACTGGATGGGTATTATATTGTATTCATCACTAGCGGACAGGGTATTTTTGAATCAGCCGAAACTGCCCCGAAGATCATCAATGAGGGGAGTTGTTTTATCCTGTTTCCTGGTATATGGCACCGGTATAAACCAGACCCAAAATTTGGCTGGGAGGAATATTGGGTGGGATTTAAAGGGCCATATCCTGAGAAAATAATGAACCGGTTTTTCAGTGCTGGACATCCATTTGTAGATACTGGTTTTAATAAGGAACTGTTATCAGCTTTTGTACAACTGTTAAAAACTATTTCGGAAAGCCAGATTGGTTATCAACAGATCGTATCAGGTATTACCTTGCAGATACTGGGGATATTGAATACTACCAGCATTCATGAAAAACTGAACAGCGATCCTGAATCGGTATGGGTAAGTAAAGTGATGTTTAAGCTGCAAACTGCACTGGACAGGCAAGTTCATATGGAAACGTTAATCGCTGAATTTCCTGTTAGTTATTCCAAATTCAGAAGCTCCTTTAAACGATTAGTAGGAAAGTCGCCCAACCAATATCACCTTTATCTGAGGTTAAAAAAATCTGCAGAATTATTAACCAATACAACACTCACAATCAGTGAAATAGCTTATCAAACCGGATTTGAATCCCTGTATTATTTTTCCCGGTTGTTTAAAAAAAAATATGGTGTATCCCCTAAGCAGTACCGGTTGTAA
- a CDS encoding phytanoyl-CoA dioxygenase family protein — MNSTLNKEQLSFYNENGFVVIEDFLNAEELEVWRTAVTNAVRERNGLKMPGKQIMAGEEDGINKDAAYFNNVFDQLLNLWQTSDEVRQLMQDKRIGKMAAELADVDGIRIWHDQALIKRPWANPTSWHLDTPFWSFSDRRALSIWVALDDATLENGCLFFIPGSHHTTTFENFGIGKNMGGIFDVYPQFSKSRSYAAPMKAGSCSFHNGLTIHGAHANMTPGFRRAMTCAYMPDGNSYNGIPNILPDDYLKGLSVGDPLNNEAQNPLIYRR, encoded by the coding sequence ATGAATTCCACATTAAATAAAGAACAGCTTTCTTTCTACAATGAAAACGGGTTTGTTGTCATTGAGGATTTTTTAAATGCGGAAGAGCTGGAAGTCTGGCGTACTGCTGTGACCAATGCGGTAAGAGAGCGGAACGGGCTAAAAATGCCCGGTAAGCAAATAATGGCGGGGGAGGAAGATGGTATAAATAAAGATGCCGCTTACTTTAATAATGTCTTTGACCAATTGCTGAATTTGTGGCAAACCAGTGATGAAGTAAGACAATTGATGCAGGATAAGCGTATAGGTAAAATGGCAGCTGAGCTCGCCGATGTAGACGGTATCCGGATCTGGCATGACCAGGCGCTTATTAAAAGACCGTGGGCCAACCCTACCTCCTGGCATCTTGATACTCCTTTCTGGTCATTTTCAGACCGCAGGGCATTGTCTATCTGGGTGGCGTTGGATGATGCCACATTGGAAAACGGCTGTTTATTCTTTATCCCCGGTTCACACCATACTACCACCTTTGAAAACTTTGGCATAGGCAAAAACATGGGGGGCATCTTTGATGTATATCCACAATTCAGCAAGTCCAGGTCGTATGCAGCCCCTATGAAGGCAGGGAGCTGTTCGTTCCATAACGGACTTACCATACACGGCGCTCACGCAAACATGACACCTGGTTTTCGTCGTGCCATGACCTGTGCTTACATGCCGGATGGGAACAGCTACAACGGCATCCCAAATATCCTTCCGGACGATTATTTAAAAGGATTGAGTGTGGGTGATCCACTCAATAATGAAGCTCAAAACCCACTAATTTACCGCCGTTAA
- a CDS encoding alpha-L-rhamnosidase C-terminal domain-containing protein has translation MKSTFILILLCLFQTTVWAAANEYGKAKGIIHNANDKTIRITVPDQRLSLFIDYSHGCRITQLTIKNKNTLSPSGIYTGIRTDEALFHSYSQTQPIHITTTPNGIKLKGITYGDNSNSVNESWYFELAGDKIQWVIDREYNNTTTLQEMALPEWNFQTLSTWKGGILDNGGMVWCKYLSKPHDTYGVHTGGVTFWNAASSDALRIAVNAGDNHAVATKYSHSGQHAFTCTHFVTEKALGQRYHLSRFVSQRSDVFAPCRVKKGNIRVNIELQYIDYSKAYTRGTLPGIDAIAVRELMNTTGRYGVVDNNIVGANGWITNWKCLHEPFFAQIGMALNDKHYTQNLSATLDQERDMAMQEDGRVLSRWHNAPGDEIPGTFNPATGYYEAMWGYTIDSQTGYVINTAEQFDLTGDIRWLHTHKKSCEKALDWLIKRDSNNNGIFEMMNNNISEQKASDWLDIVWAGFENAFVNAQLYEALSHWANCELILGDQPKSAYYAAIAARLKTAFNKPVEEGGFWSSDKKQYVYWRDNDGSVHGDNLVTPVNFAAITFGLCDNKQRIAMILDQIEERANAESLFHWPLCFDSFKRAEVHDNNWPFPRYENGDIFPTWGYLGIRCYANYDKQIALKYINNILDQYNKDGLSSQRYSRKTQSGLGEDILAGISTTITALYRDIYGIRPKWNRMGIEPNMISSLNGTRFSYTLRDTVYQLTLSVDDYQISTTGFSIRSKYAFGVNKAGKSLIYYPDNKEIIQLAIDAASNRPIKIAINNWEADHYSWKITSTDSYKFNITGLIPGTQYRLSVNNRQQPLLTVQTDGTLSFRHTISSPATFNLQKSGETNLQIPAIDSLSPYQPIHGGSITAQKVISSPDPLVSYVWHQPGGELQVYHLTPTNFELSHPGNFENTGSALTDTCNILVKGTGSIRFDFGTESAAWMEFESPDLSGEITAGISEYNQPAVFNAGPQSPVKTAVPVKHGNVYRLELNKELYEGVRFGWINISKFDKPWHITNVRLVCQTKPVNYAGAFECSDTLLNRMWYTGAYAVKLNLLKDYIGAILIDRGDRHSWTGDSHISQGVSMAVFSNYDMIKHNLTRTAPDNNAIESYSLYWVLSLLDYFYYSGDKDFLQSCLPVIQRKINHADSALTHDTNLGFYGWDERLGAGFENPNCRESKFAFKMLFIQTCLRLSKAMPEVNAQEQQMTYERLAIQQLDKIRKDSNWTDELGIHSAADAINGNFLSERETGMLLQKHYLDPVNTVSFSPFNQYFIIKAMAAAGIHREALSTIDKSWGGQLRLGATTFWECFRPEWENFLKPNDPVPNGQHGYTSLCHPWSSGITKWLSEEILGIKPSSPGFKTYQIIPHLNDNLTRVKGKMPTPLGDISFELDTEKGIGQLISPPGSEGHLAIPKTGKAISRITINNKVVWDHGRPTTIATKAVEEDKEFVHLKQLTPGTHHLVIDYVAKEHKIPIKPVSTRQYTITLTKTDSVTKASWKGRYGKDGYVLFDTGDNQIKLPDYITEVSWKKKALGSPRLDKPVSRTGAPTNPGTLATQNPAACMQTFYVDITAATARDYTFTIRAAEKANNSTRFVIDIFDAQTKNLIHPTVLVDTFSAGSYYTFTAKQSVRIRISHLQGDDAAISGIFFQ, from the coding sequence ATGAAATCTACATTTATCCTGATCCTGTTGTGCTTATTTCAAACGACGGTATGGGCAGCAGCCAATGAATATGGAAAAGCTAAAGGAATAATACATAATGCTAACGACAAAACAATCCGCATTACCGTACCTGACCAGCGGCTTTCTCTTTTCATTGATTATTCCCATGGATGCCGTATAACACAATTGACAATAAAAAATAAGAATACCCTATCTCCATCTGGCATCTACACAGGAATACGGACAGATGAAGCACTGTTCCATTCATACAGTCAAACCCAGCCCATTCACATTACAACAACCCCGAATGGCATCAAACTGAAGGGTATCACCTATGGCGATAACAGCAATAGCGTGAACGAATCCTGGTACTTTGAACTGGCAGGTGATAAAATACAGTGGGTAATCGACCGGGAATATAACAATACCACCACCCTCCAGGAAATGGCATTGCCAGAATGGAACTTCCAGACACTCTCTACCTGGAAGGGGGGCATCCTGGATAATGGCGGAATGGTATGGTGTAAATACCTGTCAAAACCGCATGACACCTACGGTGTACATACAGGCGGTGTTACATTCTGGAATGCAGCCTCCAGTGATGCATTACGCATTGCGGTAAATGCTGGTGACAATCATGCAGTAGCCACCAAATACTCTCACTCCGGACAACACGCATTTACGTGTACCCATTTTGTAACTGAAAAGGCATTAGGTCAACGCTACCACCTCAGCAGGTTTGTTTCCCAGCGATCCGATGTGTTTGCCCCATGCCGTGTCAAAAAAGGTAACATCCGGGTTAATATCGAATTACAGTATATAGATTATTCCAAAGCATACACCAGGGGTACTCTACCAGGTATTGATGCCATAGCGGTGCGTGAATTGATGAATACCACCGGGCGCTATGGGGTGGTAGATAACAACATTGTTGGTGCCAACGGATGGATCACCAACTGGAAGTGCCTGCATGAACCATTCTTTGCACAAATTGGAATGGCATTGAATGATAAGCATTATACACAAAATCTGTCTGCTACACTTGACCAGGAACGGGATATGGCTATGCAGGAAGACGGTCGCGTGCTTTCCCGTTGGCATAATGCGCCAGGTGATGAGATACCAGGTACTTTTAACCCTGCAACAGGGTATTACGAAGCAATGTGGGGCTATACGATTGATTCACAAACAGGGTATGTGATCAATACTGCCGAACAATTTGATTTAACAGGAGATATCAGGTGGTTACACACACATAAAAAAAGCTGCGAAAAAGCGCTCGATTGGCTGATCAAACGGGATAGCAACAATAACGGGATTTTCGAAATGATGAACAACAACATATCCGAACAGAAAGCAAGCGACTGGCTGGATATTGTATGGGCAGGATTTGAAAACGCATTTGTAAACGCACAACTATATGAGGCATTAAGCCACTGGGCCAACTGTGAACTGATTTTAGGGGATCAGCCAAAAAGTGCTTATTACGCTGCTATTGCCGCACGGCTTAAAACTGCTTTTAATAAGCCCGTGGAAGAAGGTGGCTTCTGGTCATCGGATAAAAAACAATACGTATACTGGCGGGATAATGATGGTTCCGTACATGGCGACAATCTGGTTACGCCTGTAAACTTTGCGGCCATTACTTTCGGGCTCTGTGACAACAAACAACGTATTGCTATGATACTGGACCAGATTGAAGAACGTGCTAATGCGGAATCTCTTTTTCACTGGCCGCTCTGTTTCGATTCATTCAAAAGAGCAGAAGTACACGACAACAACTGGCCCTTTCCCCGATATGAAAACGGAGACATTTTCCCTACCTGGGGATATCTCGGTATCAGGTGTTATGCAAATTACGATAAGCAGATCGCCCTTAAGTATATCAATAACATCCTCGACCAATATAATAAAGATGGCTTATCCTCTCAGCGGTACAGCAGAAAAACCCAATCGGGGCTTGGAGAAGATATTCTGGCGGGCATCAGCACTACCATTACAGCACTCTACCGGGATATCTATGGTATCAGACCCAAGTGGAACAGAATGGGTATCGAACCCAATATGATTTCTTCCTTAAATGGTACCCGTTTCTCTTATACACTCCGGGATACGGTGTATCAGTTAACATTAAGTGTGGATGATTATCAGATCAGCACAACTGGCTTTTCAATAAGAAGTAAATACGCCTTCGGGGTCAATAAGGCAGGTAAAAGCCTGATCTATTATCCTGATAATAAAGAAATCATACAGCTGGCAATTGATGCTGCATCGAACAGGCCCATTAAGATAGCAATTAACAACTGGGAGGCAGACCACTATTCCTGGAAGATTACTTCAACAGATAGCTACAAATTTAATATTACAGGACTGATACCAGGTACACAGTACCGCTTATCCGTTAACAACAGGCAGCAGCCACTGCTGACGGTCCAGACAGACGGCACGTTATCATTCAGGCATACTATCAGTAGTCCTGCAACATTTAACCTGCAAAAGTCTGGTGAAACAAATTTACAGATTCCGGCCATTGACAGCCTATCTCCTTATCAACCCATTCATGGAGGTAGTATCACCGCTCAGAAAGTTATCTCCTCCCCCGACCCATTAGTATCTTATGTATGGCATCAACCTGGTGGGGAACTACAAGTTTATCATCTTACCCCTACCAATTTCGAATTAAGTCATCCCGGCAACTTTGAAAATACCGGATCAGCATTAACGGATACATGTAATATCCTGGTAAAAGGTACAGGCAGTATCCGGTTTGATTTTGGAACGGAAAGCGCTGCCTGGATGGAGTTTGAAAGCCCTGACCTTAGCGGAGAGATCACCGCAGGTATCAGTGAATACAATCAACCCGCTGTATTTAATGCAGGTCCTCAATCGCCCGTTAAAACGGCTGTTCCGGTGAAGCATGGGAATGTATACAGGCTGGAACTGAATAAGGAATTATACGAAGGCGTCCGCTTTGGATGGATCAACATATCAAAATTTGATAAGCCCTGGCACATTACTAATGTGCGCCTTGTGTGTCAAACCAAACCGGTCAACTATGCCGGGGCATTTGAATGTTCAGATACGTTGTTAAACAGAATGTGGTATACAGGGGCCTATGCAGTAAAACTTAACCTGCTGAAAGACTATATCGGAGCCATATTAATAGACCGGGGCGACAGGCACTCCTGGACAGGCGATTCCCATATCTCTCAGGGGGTAAGTATGGCTGTTTTTTCCAACTATGACATGATAAAGCATAATCTGACAAGGACCGCCCCGGATAATAATGCTATTGAAAGTTATTCTCTCTATTGGGTACTTAGTTTGCTGGATTATTTTTATTATTCCGGTGATAAGGATTTTCTCCAATCCTGCTTGCCGGTTATCCAACGAAAAATAAATCATGCCGACAGCGCATTGACACATGATACCAATCTGGGCTTCTATGGCTGGGATGAACGTTTGGGAGCCGGGTTTGAAAACCCCAATTGCCGGGAAAGTAAATTTGCTTTCAAAATGTTGTTTATCCAGACCTGCCTGAGGTTATCAAAGGCAATGCCTGAGGTGAATGCGCAGGAACAACAAATGACGTATGAAAGATTGGCAATACAGCAACTGGACAAAATCAGAAAAGATTCAAACTGGACAGATGAGTTGGGCATTCATTCGGCAGCTGATGCCATAAACGGAAATTTTTTATCCGAAAGGGAAACAGGAATGCTCCTGCAAAAGCATTATCTTGACCCGGTAAATACCGTTTCATTTTCACCGTTTAATCAATACTTTATCATCAAGGCGATGGCAGCAGCGGGAATACACCGGGAAGCACTTTCAACTATTGATAAAAGCTGGGGAGGACAACTCCGGCTGGGTGCCACTACTTTCTGGGAATGTTTTCGCCCTGAATGGGAAAACTTTCTTAAACCCAATGACCCCGTACCAAACGGGCAACATGGTTACACCAGCCTTTGCCATCCCTGGAGCAGTGGTATTACTAAATGGTTGTCGGAAGAAATACTGGGTATTAAACCCTCCTCCCCGGGGTTCAAAACTTACCAGATCATCCCTCATCTCAACGATAATCTGACCCGGGTAAAAGGTAAAATGCCAACACCCCTCGGAGATATCTCATTTGAACTTGATACTGAAAAAGGAATCGGCCAGCTAATATCACCACCAGGCAGTGAAGGACACCTGGCAATACCCAAAACAGGTAAAGCGATTAGCCGTATTACGATCAACAACAAGGTAGTATGGGATCACGGGAGGCCAACTACCATTGCAACAAAAGCAGTGGAAGAAGATAAGGAATTCGTGCACCTGAAGCAACTGACACCGGGTACTCATCACCTGGTCATCGATTATGTAGCGAAAGAACATAAAATCCCTATCAAGCCGGTATCCACCAGACAATACACAATTACCTTAACGAAAACAGATAGCGTTACCAAAGCCAGCTGGAAAGGAAGGTATGGTAAAGATGGATATGTGCTGTTTGACACTGGTGATAACCAAATAAAATTACCTGACTACATTACTGAGGTATCCTGGAAGAAGAAGGCCCTGGGTAGTCCAAGACTCGATAAACCCGTATCCCGGACAGGCGCCCCCACTAATCCGGGGACATTAGCCACACAGAACCCTGCGGCTTGCATGCAAACATTCTATGTAGATATTACAGCAGCCACAGCACGGGATTATACTTTTACCATCCGGGCAGCCGAAAAAGCCAATAACAGCACAAGGTTCGTTATTGATATTTTTGATGCCCAAACTAAAAACCTGATTCATCCAACGGTACTGGTGGATACATTTTCAGCGGGCAGTTACTATACCTTTACTGCTAAACAATCTGTACGGATAAGGATAAGCCATCTTCAGGGGGATGATGCAGCTATTAGCGGTATCTTCTTTCAATAA
- a CDS encoding NAD(P)-dependent alcohol dehydrogenase: MRAIVYRKYGSPEVAQLEEIAPPVPQDHEVLIKVHATTVNRTDCGFRSAEYFIVRFFSGLFRPKNKVLGNEFAGEIEKVGKDVTLFAPGDKVFGYNDTRFGAHAEYMVMAAQGAITTMPDNITYEEAAPVTEGAHYALCDIRAAKIKSGQQVLINGATGAIGSAAVQLVKHLGAEVTAVCDTPNIALVKSLGADEVIDYTQQDFTQLPQSFDVVFDAVGKSSFGKCKPLLKKNGIYMSTELGYMSQNPFLALITPLLGGKRVLFPIPTISKEDVVFLKELVVTGKYKPVIDRYYALEEIVAAYKYVEAGKKTGNVVITLRK, translated from the coding sequence ATGAGAGCAATTGTATACAGAAAATATGGCTCACCGGAAGTTGCGCAGTTGGAAGAGATCGCTCCTCCGGTTCCCCAGGACCATGAGGTACTTATAAAGGTACATGCTACTACCGTGAACCGGACCGACTGTGGCTTCAGAAGTGCAGAGTATTTTATCGTCCGTTTTTTCAGTGGCTTATTCAGGCCCAAAAACAAAGTATTGGGAAATGAATTTGCCGGTGAAATTGAGAAGGTTGGTAAAGATGTGACCTTATTTGCTCCCGGCGATAAGGTATTTGGTTATAATGACACCAGGTTTGGCGCACATGCAGAATATATGGTGATGGCAGCGCAGGGTGCCATTACAACGATGCCTGACAATATCACTTATGAAGAAGCTGCGCCTGTCACCGAGGGTGCACACTATGCTTTATGTGATATAAGAGCTGCTAAAATAAAGTCTGGTCAGCAGGTCTTAATCAATGGTGCCACCGGCGCTATTGGATCAGCCGCAGTACAGCTTGTAAAACATTTAGGTGCCGAAGTTACTGCCGTATGTGATACCCCCAATATAGCACTCGTAAAATCACTGGGCGCTGATGAAGTCATTGATTATACACAACAGGACTTTACCCAGCTACCCCAATCATTTGATGTTGTATTTGATGCGGTTGGCAAAAGCTCATTTGGAAAATGCAAACCCCTGCTGAAGAAAAATGGCATTTACATGTCGACCGAACTCGGCTATATGTCCCAAAATCCATTCCTGGCACTCATTACGCCCTTATTAGGTGGTAAAAGAGTGTTGTTCCCCATTCCAACAATCAGTAAGGAAGATGTTGTTTTCCTGAAAGAACTGGTTGTTACCGGTAAGTATAAACCAGTCATTGACAGGTATTATGCATTAGAAGAAATCGTTGCCGCATATAAGTATGTAGAAGCCGGTAAAAAAACCGGAAATGTCGTCATCACACTGAGAAAATAA
- a CDS encoding COG1470 family protein, giving the protein MNIEAAANSTFTYNTQLRNKATTPRIFQLSAEVPAGWNLSFKVEGAQVTSINIDSGRTQDITVEIIPALEVRPGKYAIPVLALAGTDSSRLNLEAVVKGTYGVSLTTPSGRLSDDVTEGSRKEIQLLIKNTGTIPLDKLDLSAQAPPQWEATFAPSTVERLEPGKETEITATLHVPNKTIAGDYVTTFSVKNTNATSNAVFRMTVKTSVLTGWLGILVILLALGAVYYLIRKYGRR; this is encoded by the coding sequence ATGAACATAGAAGCAGCAGCCAATAGTACGTTTACTTATAATACCCAGCTTCGTAATAAAGCTACCACTCCCCGTATTTTCCAACTCTCCGCAGAGGTGCCGGCCGGCTGGAATCTTTCCTTCAAAGTGGAAGGAGCGCAGGTAACTTCGATCAACATTGATTCCGGAAGAACCCAGGATATCACGGTAGAAATTATTCCAGCCCTGGAAGTAAGGCCGGGTAAATACGCTATTCCTGTCCTGGCGCTGGCGGGAACCGACTCTTCCAGATTAAACCTGGAGGCAGTTGTTAAAGGTACTTACGGGGTTTCGCTGACAACTCCCAGCGGCAGGCTCAGCGATGATGTAACGGAAGGAAGCCGGAAAGAAATTCAGCTGCTGATAAAAAATACAGGCACCATTCCTCTCGACAAACTGGATCTTTCGGCTCAAGCTCCTCCTCAGTGGGAAGCTACGTTTGCTCCCTCCACCGTTGAGCGGCTGGAGCCGGGTAAAGAAACGGAGATTACAGCCACCCTGCACGTGCCGAATAAAACCATTGCGGGTGATTATGTCACTACCTTCTCTGTTAAAAACACCAATGCTACCTCCAACGCTGTTTTCCGTATGACGGTCAAAACATCCGTCCTTACAGGATGGCTGGGCATACTCGTAATATTACTGGCATTAGGAGCCGTGTATTACCTGATCCGTAAATATGGAAGAAGATAG
- a CDS encoding ABC transporter ATP-binding protein, whose translation MEQPIIEINGLSKYYGSLKAVDDLHLSIGKGEIFGLLGPNGAGKSTTILMLLGLTEPSAGEARICGLNPARNPIPIKRKVGYMPDNVGFYHELTALENLVYIGRLNGIPETEIRQLARDMLIEVGLEAAMDQKAGTFSRGMKQRLGLADVLIKQPEVIILDEPTLGIDPAGVRDFLELIRQLSQRQGITILLSSHHLHQVQQVCNRVGIFVAGRLLAEGNIATLAGNLFQTAPYVVAVTLKSDVGQRETLENELMRLPAVKKVTVAANTVEISGGEDITPDIVRFFVGKGFDVMGVQQKTYGLDEIYQRYFETNLKENISNEKSSGLFQRSFFGRFKKH comes from the coding sequence ATGGAACAACCAATTATTGAGATAAACGGGCTGAGTAAATACTACGGCTCACTGAAGGCTGTGGACGATCTCCATCTGTCTATTGGAAAAGGAGAAATATTTGGGTTGCTTGGTCCCAATGGTGCAGGAAAATCAACGACTATATTAATGCTGCTTGGCCTGACGGAGCCGTCAGCCGGAGAAGCACGTATCTGTGGACTTAATCCCGCCCGAAATCCGATTCCCATCAAGCGCAAGGTGGGCTATATGCCCGACAATGTAGGGTTCTACCACGAACTGACTGCACTGGAAAATCTTGTATACATAGGACGGTTGAACGGTATTCCGGAAACGGAAATCAGACAACTTGCTCGTGACATGCTGATAGAAGTAGGATTGGAAGCTGCGATGGACCAAAAAGCCGGAACATTTTCCCGCGGGATGAAACAACGCCTGGGGCTCGCAGATGTCCTGATCAAACAGCCTGAAGTAATTATCCTGGATGAACCTACACTGGGTATTGACCCGGCCGGTGTCAGGGACTTCCTGGAACTGATCCGCCAGCTGAGCCAGCGTCAGGGGATCACCATACTATTATCTTCTCATCATCTGCACCAGGTACAACAAGTCTGCAATCGTGTCGGCATCTTTGTGGCCGGCCGTTTACTGGCAGAAGGCAACATAGCAACACTGGCGGGCAATCTGTTCCAAACAGCGCCATACGTGGTAGCGGTAACATTGAAATCAGATGTGGGCCAACGCGAAACACTGGAAAACGAACTTATGCGGTTACCTGCCGTTAAAAAGGTAACGGTTGCCGCCAATACAGTGGAAATTTCAGGCGGGGAGGATATTACGCCCGACATTGTCAGGTTCTTTGTAGGAAAAGGTTTTGACGTGATGGGGGTGCAACAGAAAACCTATGGTCTGGATGAGATATACCAGCGATATTTTGAAACTAATTTAAAGGAAAACATATCCAATGAAAAGTCAAGTGGTCTTTTTCAACGGTCTTTTTTCGGCAGATTCAAAAAGCATTAA